In Anopheles arabiensis isolate DONGOLA chromosome 2, AaraD3, whole genome shotgun sequence, the genomic window GGCGTGCAGGACATTGTGGTCAGCTCGTTCAACTCGACCGTGTACGCGTTCGACGGTGCGAATCGCACGCAGCTGTGGTCGTTCACCGTTGCCGACTCGGAGAGCGTCAGCTCGATCGTGCCCGGCCACTTCGACCACGACAACGTGACGGACTTTATGGTGAAGTACAACACGGGGCCCGGCTTCCCGATCTACTACTACTCGCAGACGACGATCGTGAACGGCACGAACGGGAAACCGTTCCTCGACAGCACGATCAAGGATTCGGGCGGCCCGAACGGGCTGCTGGGCGGCGTTACCATCTCCCAAACCGGGGGTGGCGATCTGTTCCTACACTGGCAGACCCAGTGCCGGAATCGCACGGCCGACACCACGGACGAGTACCAGTTCATACCGGGTAAGTAGTAGGCGCTTTACTGCCCTGTTTCTGTTCCTTCGGTTCACTGTTGTTTTCTTACTCCTACTTACTCCAGAAAGCGACGTCATTCAGCAGTCCCGGGCGGACACGTGCGCCCTCCGCTACAACCAATCGTCCGTGCTGAAGCTGTACGCGATCACGCGCCACGTCGAGCCGCCCGGTGCAGTCATCTTCTCGTCGGACGACTTAACGATCCGGCTGAACGAAACCGGCGCCGGCACGGCGGAACAATCGCCCCCGGGCTACGCGGCACCGATGAAGCATCCCAAGATGAAGCTGCGGAGCCGCAACGACGGCCAGAGCAGCGCAACGTTGCGCAAGAACTCGGTCGAGGCGGCAGTCGCCGGCGGGCAGCCGGCGAACGGGCCGGGCGACGATGTGCATATGGATAAAAAGTTGGCCCCATCGACGGCCGCCCAGCGTCCGGCTGAAGCGGTCGGTGTGGTAGTGGACAGGCCGGGCcaggcggcagcggcggcggcggcggtggctggGCACGGTGGTGGCCGGCGCAAGGACATCTTTCGCGAACAGCAGAGCCAGCCGATGGGCCAGTCAATGGATGCGCTCGCGGAGGAGGAGGCAAAGCGGCAGGAAAAGCTGGCCCTGAACAATGTGTACAAGAAGTACATCTACAACGCGAACGATCAGATACCGGGCGACGAGCTGGCTGAggagggaaggggggaggAGCGCAAACCGTACATCTATCTGCCGTACGATCAGATTGAACAGGAGGCGGTAAGGGAGGCGTTTGGGAAAACAAGGGGGAAACGAAAGGCATTTGCAACGGTGatggatgtttgttttttctttcggcTTTTCAGCGTGACCCATACTTGACGAATCAAATCCCGCCGGCACCGGCGTTGGGTGGTTTGGACTATGACTATGGCACACCGCCCCTGGAGGTGGACGAGGGCCGTCCCATACCCGTACCGTACAAGCGTCCACGCTATCGCTCCAACGGGCGTGACGTTCGCAGCAAGTTTGGAGTATTCGgtaagtggtggtggtgcttcctATTGCCTTTCTTTTCTAGAAGCGATAAACACATcggtcttttgtttttttggtagaCGACATCGACCTGCACGATCGTTCGCTGGAGGAGCAAGTGTTCAACGAGTCCAACCCGACCAGCTCGCAGATCGTGAAGAAGGTGCTGCTGAATGACGAGATCGTGGACGACCTGAAGAATGCGGACCCGGGCAGCAAGGGCTCGAAGGAGACGCTGTGGGATCTGGAGATGGAAAAGGAAGCGAAGGAAGCGATGAACGGTAGTGGGACGGGTTTCGCTTGAGTCCTATATTCGTGGGTGGGAGTGTTGCTGAAATGTTCCTCTTTCTATTTCTAGACGTCAACGCCATGAACTACGagtacagcaacagcaaggcACGCCGACAGACGGGAACGGTCGGGTCGGTCGTGGCCACGGCGGTCAGCTCGACGGTACCACCGCCAACCCAGCCACCGCTATCCACGTCGACCAGATCGTCGGTGCTTCCAAATGAAAACATTCTTCCCTCGATTGCATCCTCGGGCGTGTTGCTGAAATCCATTCCCAGTGCAGCCGGAACGGCCACCACCTCATCCCCGACGCTCGATTACGTGTTTGTGATGAACGTGCGCGAATCGGAACAGTATCCGCCGCTCTTTCTCGACTCCGATCTGGCCTGCGTTCAGGAGAAGATGCAAGCGTACCGTACGTACCGGAACGAGGACATGGTACAGCTGGAGAAGAAGTTCTTCGCCCAGTGTCTGAAGGCTCGGCTGCCCGATCTGGCCCCCCAGTACCCACGGTACGAGACGCAGATCATCGTGACCCGGGTCGAGATTGGCTGTGCGTGCAGTGCTGATCTGAATCCGGCGCGGGAAGTTTGCTCCCAGCTGCACAGCTACGACCAGCAACGGTGGACGCAGTACATGGGGAACGAGGGCAACGGGCGGTACTGAGGCAGCGACGGGGAGAAGGAACAGATCCGCTGAATGGAGTGCTATTCGTCTCCGATTGCTTCGATCTAGTATTTTGGGGGGTGCTTTTCTTCCACCGGATGGCTTTCCGGATTCCGGCGCTGAGTTTGACACGGCGTGCCGAGCATTTGCGTATTTACCAGCGTTTACTAACTATTCTTACTGTGCACGTTGTCTCCCGTGGCAACCACCAACAAACTCTCGGTTTAGGAGCAAACTTATATCGTACAAAATGGGGATTCGGGGAATGGGTGGACATCCACGTGCAGGACTGAAGGGCACTCAGTAGGCTTTGGCAGGGGCAGTGCAGGATCCTCCTTTTTACGTTTCTTTCACAACATTTCCTTCACTGCAAAGTAGGATAGGGTGCAGCCATAGATAGGGTGGTGTGCTGCAGCTACATTGGTAGTGAATCGCGAACAGATAGGACAATCCCCTTTATCCAGAATTGAAAAAGTGTTGACAGGCGGGTGAGTTATTTGTGTACATTAGCGGCAACATCCTAGCCACTTCCCCCGCTTCTACAGCACGAGGTGGGCCGATTGGAGGGCCCACTCAGGGGGCGGGAGAGTAGGAAGGTGCCGCAAATGGTAGAGTGGAGTTTGTGGGTGGTTAATTTTGCAACACACTTCCTGCGCATACTGATATATCATTCATAATCGAGCAAAAGTATTATCAGATTAGATAAAGAAGAAtgagatatagagagagatagagagagggagagaaagtgaTTAGAACAGAAAACTAATTATGGAAGAGAGATAGTAAATTAAGGGGAATATTTACAATCGCGGTACAGCTATAAACTATCTATGTTTGGGGGGGCAGGGAAGGTAAACGGAAGATAACGAGAGAAAATCGTCTAAGGGTGGAGGTGGAGGGGAGACGTTGATGTagagaataaacaaaaaaaaaacggtgtgtAAATATAATCAGGAATGGGAAACGAATCAGCCGTGTGCAGCCGTGGCAAAACGTTCCTTTCGCCGATGAGTATCACAGACGGCGGGGATGTTTAAGTTTTAGCTGTTTTTATTGTAACGATTAGGCTGGCCCCCACAAAAGGGAGCTTTGCCCGTTGGAGAAAGGAAAATGGTTTCAGTCACATTCTTTTCACGCGTCTTTGCCGGAGTAGGATCGCAGACGACTAAGACGCCTCATCCAGATGCTCGAGCGGGGCGGAACAGAGAGTGAGGATACAACGGCACTGGAAATGGGGACGCACCAAAGAGGAAAGGGCTCTTACCGGGTGGTAGATAGGGGCGGTTACTTTTTGACGACCTGAATAACGTCCTCATCGCTCATGATGTGCGAAATGCCGACCCGCTGGGGCGAATACTTCGTCGACGTGCCCCACACCAGCGCGTACTTGAACTGTGCCGCCAGCGTGCGATGAATGGCGTGACACACGTGCTCCACCGAGACACCCTGCAATTGAAGAAATGGTTACTTTCCCACTTCCACGACAAGAACCGTGCGTCAAGAACTTACCCTTCGCAGAATCAGACCATCGTCAAAGTCGGGCGGAGCGCCCGGTTTCTTCGTGTAGACGCGGATCAGCTGCAGGTGCTCCCACAGCACCTCCAGCAGGTAGTCCAGGTTGAGGTGCATATTGCAGCTCACCACCACCGAGAACGGCTGGCGGGCCAGCCGGTCCACCTCCTCGATCGAGATCTGATCGATCTTGTTGTACACGTAGATGCACGGCAGATAGATCCGGTTGCCGGTCACCACGTCGATGAACTCGTCCTCCGTGCAGTCCTCCCGGAACAGGACCTCCGCGTTGAAAATCTTGAACGAGTGCAGTATCGTCTGTACCATCTTTTCGTTGCACCGGGTCAGCGGGCAGGTCGCGTTAAAGCTGACGCCACCCCCCTTCTTGATCTTGAAGTAGATGTTGGGCTTGCGCTTGTTCAGCCGCAACCCGACCGACTCCAGCTCGTACTCGAGCAGATCCCGGTGCACGTTCGGCTTGGTCGCGTccagcatcatcagcaccaGGTCGGCGGTGCGCGCCACCGCTATCACCTGCCGACCGCGACCCTTGCCCTGGGCCGCCCCCTCGATGATACCGGGCAGATCGAGCAGCTGTATGTTGGCGCCCTTGTACTCGATCACGCCCGGGATGCAGGTGAGCGTGGTGAACTCGTAGTTGGCCGCCTCGCTCTCCGTCTTGGTCAGCGTGGACAGCAGCGTCGACTTGCCGACGGACGGGAAGCCGATCAGGGCGATGCGTGCGTCGCCCGACTTGAGCACATCGAACCCGTCGCCCTTCTCGCCCTTCTTCGACGGCTCGAGCAGCTGCGACCGGTACTTGGCGAGTTTCGCCTTCAGCAATCCCAGATGGTACTCGGTAGCTGTGTTGAGCGGCACAAGGGGGGGGAAACGTGTTAACAAAGGGTTTTCTCTTATCTGTTGGGGAGTTTTGACGCACGGAGAAGCCACCGCAAACTTACCtttgtttttctgtgttttcgCAATTTCCTTCTCGATATCCGAGATTTTCTCCAAGATACCCATGATGTGGACCGGGCTTGTTAAGCTTTCAGCTGTTGTCTAACAAAAGTACGATCGCACAGGCAGATTAAGGCAGAtgatttgtgtttcttttccagCAGTTAAAAGGGGCCCAACTTTAATCGGGGCAGCAGGAAAGAATTTGGTAAACTCTTCCTGCGTGGTATTTTGGTGGAGAGCCTGCCGGAGCTTCGGAAAACGTCAGTCATAACAAATGCTCCCGACCAAGGTGTGTTTATAGAAGGTGAACTATTAGCGTGTTTGCCGGGCGCCAGCATTTGGTGCGTGGCCACGGAGGTGACAAAATGatgaattttttttcaactttgtcaaaattgaaaaaaaatatacacaagaacgacaaaaagctcaaacttctgaatatcatcgatattttgtttaagaagtactaaataggtacataaatcaattagaataatgcattttagcattattgTCATAGCAATGGGTCACAGcaacattttcaacattttgtccCTTCCGTGGCCACGCGCTGATTCGCACACATACTTGATCACAAATTTTAGATCGGCAGTGCTGCCAGAAAAATCCATTTGACTTTTAATTCCCAACTGACAAAACAACCGCAACCAATTCAAAATGACCGTTCCATAACCCTTGCATTCCAACAGTATGTGTTAATTTTAAGCACTATGAGTTCGCTGTttcatttatcattatttcTCCTTTGTAGTCTATTTTACCCCAAGCGATGTGGAGGGCATTGAAATCTCCGGtaattattacttttttcGGTAAGTTTGATATATGTATTGGTTTGGTGTTGATATAAGGATTAGTTTTGTAATTATGTATTTAAAATCTCTGCGGTTGACTGGTGGAGCAATGTATATGGTAATGATTATTAGGTTTTCGTTCAAAGCGTTAATGGGTGTCTCCAGTCATTAAATGACAATTTGCtctcctaatatccatacaccttggttCAGCTATTTCACTTTGGCCAGAATGTGATAGATATATGTATGATGTAATTATGGATGTCTCTCTCACTCCGGCGCTTTTTTCAAAGCTTTCGAGCCAAAGCTCATCCAAAGCTCGCTCTTAAACTGCAGTACAGTCTgctcccgagttacgcggtttgtgcgttcccgaggaatccgcgtaactcgaataacagcgtaagtcgaattttgttgttttcggcCAAATTACAATTGATACATCGGgatctttattttatttagtaCTTTTACACACTTTATCACTGATTCTGATAATTATGGTTTTTAGGtcgattaaatttattaacaaaaacgCAATTTATACTGCATTGGACAGTTCTTGAAGTAAATTATATTGATTTGACgtttgatctgtcaaatttagaaaaccgcgtatctccgaatccgcgtaagtcgagaaccgcgtaactcgggaacagactgtaattGCAGTTTtaaccgtcgccagcgcctctaAATCGGTGCGTATTTCCCTCGCCGTCGacgtttttttaaagtaattgtGACGGTTTTTTTAACGCTtcgcgacggttttgcgacgaaAAAAGCTcgcctggtgtgtgtgtgtgttggtggccAAAAACATTCACCACCCCCATCCCCCACGTTAACCCCACGGTAGAACATTTCAAATTTGTGGTTTGTTTGGAATTAGTACAGTGTTGATGAAATAACTGCGACATACGGGACTAATTCTTTTAACAATTTGAATGGAAGTTTCTTTTAATGGAAAATTTGGACTGCAATTAATGAATTAAGAGATGAAATTTAGTTGCGAGGGACCGTAAATATGAGCGCTCTCAAATGAGTTCTTGAATGTTACATTTGAGCGATCAGTTTTCAAACTGAGAATTCGAATCCAAGTACCAGAAACTATTAAGACATTTACATACTTGGTCCTGGTTTTGGCCTACAACTTTCTGTCCCAAAATCTGTAACGCAGACctgtaatttttgccacaaATTTCGTCAGTAGCTTACAAGATGGAGTTGTTGGAGGTCCATCGAAATGGCAAGATCGCCCCGCAGAACCACCACGACATTGTATAATTGTATGAACCACACATTTCTTTCGTTGTTTGGGGGCAGTATGGCCTGTCTGGACAGGAAGTTAGGTTTCATAACTCATCGTTTTCGTCTTCGCAATTTGCTGCATTTCTCAAATCTTTCCAGTACCCAAATTGTAAATAGAAGAAACGAAATTCAAGCCTACgaattgttgtgtgtgtttgttgttgtctttttttgttgtttatttatttaatatagTACATAGTTCCAATCTTACCACTAACGTTCCTTAGCGACTGCCAAACGTGTTAGTTCCAGCCGACCGTTCCAGCCTGCAATTGCCCTTATCCCCAAAACTATTCGAAGTCAACTTCTTGGCGTTTATTTCGCCCACCTCAACCGCACTGTCCGCACGTGTCTCCGTCTCCATCCCTTAAGCGTTAAGTTGTATGTATATAACTAAGATTAAATCTTGTCTCTTTGCTATAGTCATATCTGTATATCTGTATGTACAAAAAACCCATAATTAACGTCTGTTTTCCCATCTGCCTTCACTTCACTACATTCTGCTGTATCGGGCGCCTCTTTTCCCATCCGCTTTCTGTTTGCTATTGAGCGCGCATCCTTGCGCATCCTGCTTTGAGCAGTTTGTGGTCTGTGAGTCTGTGTGCTTGTAGTGTATGCATGATCTGCACTGTATAAAGTAGCCATTCCCCTTTCTTGTTTGCTGATGCAGAGAAAGAAATGTTTCCAAAAATCGATTGATCATGGTTGAACTACCATTTGAATGAATTTCGAttgaaaacattgaaacattgaATTCTCGGCTCGTgtcactgttttgttttcttacttACGTTTCAGATGATGAATTGGAcatttttgcattgttttaacGTTCTTCATTGAATTGCGATTGTTGTTTCTTGCAATTTAGTAAACGTCTCTATGTACAGGTCTCTTTTTTATTACTCTCTTTTCATCCTCCGTTTTGTTTCTACCTTTGCATGCCAATTTTGTTCTTTCTGATTTTATATCTTCTTTCCCCCACTCCATTTGCTTCGAATGCTTTACGTTACGTATTTATATTAAATTGATGAAGTTGTTAATTTATCTATATTGAATTTGTATGGTTTGTTGCATTAGGCTTccgtttttcgtttgtttgatttatttacttatgTTTTCTTGGGCTTCAACGATGGGAGCCGGGGTTTTGCTTAGAGCGCTGGACAACATTGCGTGTTTTTAATGGGAACATAATGTGGTTAcgttccgtttttttgggTGTCTGTGTCTATGAGTTGAGCGTGAATCCCAGTGAAATGTGTCTAGTGtccagtgttttgttttgttactgtGTAGTTTTCTGGCTTTGTTGCTTTCCCTCTCCCATTCTTGCCTTTTGGTTCTTAATGTTGTTCCCTTACACGTCGCCTGCCCCAAGATCGTAGTACAGatagcgcgcacacacacaccatcttactacacacagacagacagacagacggaCACAATCCTAGAGTATCTAGAAAAAATGATCTAAAATTAGATTAGAGTAGCTACAGATGATCGTttcgagcaaaaacaaaacgatacatGTCTTATCGCTTTGCACCACCCGCCCTCCTTATGTAGTGCAAAATATCTTCCACAAATCTCCTTGCCCTCTTGTTGAAGTGtgtacccccccccctctacgGACGAAATGGACCGATTTCATTTCGAAACAGACAGACGGTAGAGCTAAGACGGTGGAGACAGGAGTGGATGCAATTGGATGGATTGGTTAGTTTGTTTGGCTGGCtgggaaagaagaaaatagcCACCTGAAACAATAGGTCTCTCTCCCATTTTTCCTGGTCGTtgggtgcttttttgtttttacgtgTTATCtttgtgtgagcgtgtgaGCAAATGGGGGGAACATTTCTGTTTAAAATGTAgcgataaaaatatatttggcCTTACATGTTAGGTTTCGGTTTTGGCAACGGGTGTGCACTCTTTATAGTGTTACAGGGagttccaggagttctcatagctgtgggacactttgctgactccttcttacgtgaaatgaacttaatgtaatgggaattcgactctatagcatccttgttggacaaatccaataggaatttccaaggagcctgtcccAATAGGATGCCATGGAGTCCAATTTTCATCATATGAAGTACACTTTCCATAAGAAAGAGTTAAGGAAGTGTCCCGCAACTATGAGAACAcacctggaaaaccctgtactgttgttgtgttttttttccctccccgcAGGAGGAGACTATCGTTTGGGAAGGAATAGTATACACCGGAAGTTGTGTGGACCTTGTTTGGGGGCTTCTGGTGACACTGGGTGACACAACTGGAAGCCTTGGGTTGGGTCAGAATTCCACTACAATACTATAGTTTTGAGCAAATGTCTATGCAAcccgacatacacacacacacacacatgtacgccCACTGGTGGCGCTGGTTGGGTATTAGAAATGGACAAGAAATATCTGAGCAAACGAACGCAATGCATTTCTAATTGATATCTTACAGCCATCTCGCCCCCCGCCACTACTATTCTACTATCTTCACTTTGACTTCATTTCTCTGCTCAAATTGAGACGAGGAacctgtgctgtgtgtgtgtcttccaTGATGTTCCTATATGTTAAACATGAGAGTTTACAAAGCTCCTAATAAATATTGCGCTCTCGGTAGGAAACGTGTTTCAAAACGGGACGCTTGTGTAGTAGTTTCAAGTACAAAGTTGCATTAACGGGTTTTGCGCTACCATACCACTGACTTCTAACGTAACAAGAGGCGATGCCACAACAGGTGAAACAGGAACGGGCTCTGTTGATAGAGTTTGCTGGATTTTTAGTATCTTACTATTTCGGAGTTAAAACAGGTTCAATTTTCACTATCTACGCGCTGTGGGAGGGGTGGAAATTTGGTGCTACTTTGTTTGAAGAGATGTGATGAAAtgcaagaaaattaaaaaaatgataaaaaatgagaaaacaaTTTATAATCAATGTCATCTAAGGGAGTACAGAAtgaaagaaggaaagcaaaacagaaaagaagtgaaagaaagaaaagcaacagtgttcaaccaaaaaaaaaacataaagaacTACATGTATTTACAACTACCGCTCTAGTTAGTCGGGACTATTAATTGGACGCACATATCCATCCAGGTGGATCGTCTGCCTTCCCTATCCAGCGTCGGAACTTCCAACTTCCTGTGGGAGTTTTCTCACCTCCTCCCTTATTTTTATACAGCCTTTACTTCCGCTGTACCTTAAAACACGCTGTAAAGTAACACACTTAAATAAACGTCACCGCGCTCGAGCATAAACtgccccccacacacacacacacctgatcACCGTTTCCCGAATAGATTTTGCTAACAAACATTGACCACCGCAGCAAACCGGACCTCAGCGTTTCGAGCGAGCTATGCTTACTGTCAACCGTTTTCCACTATCTAAATTTAAACTAACTTGAAGCTGAAATTTGACTTTACAATACAAGAGTAGAACTGTTGTGAACCCTTTCCTTTGGTCGATTTACTGCCCTCCCACTCTCGTGGGTACAACAGTGCGTGATCGTTTGATCGGTCGCAACTTGATAGCAGCAAATCATtcgaaaaggaaaggaagcagAAAACCAATTACTAAACTTGAAGgaattttcacattttctgAAACAGTTGGCGTACTTTCTTGCGTATAGCTCGAAGCCTTCGAGCGACTTGTACACTCCACACACTCCACGATCATGTGCGCCAACTGTCCTAGGGAAGGTGAGAATCCTCTGTACCCTATCACTAAACAGGCTAAATGtgctaatgtgtgtgtgtgtgtgtgtgtgtagtaaatAGGGATGGGGTTTAACTATCACACAGATGaagaatcaaacaaacaataaggCACAAACTTAGCTAACATAGCCCGGTCGGTAGAATCTGTTTGAAGTGTGTACAGACATTAATCAATCGTATTAGAAATTAATCgtattagaaaaaaaagaaccataaATCGTATTCGTCGCCTCGAATGGTCTTCCCTTACTACTACTGTTGCCGTTCCTGGTTGGTGAGTATTTGTATGTCTGCTTTGCTTCGATTTTAACTTAATATTGCACACAATTACACAGGTTTAACTGGTTTTGATTGGGGCTTGATCGGAAGCTATTTTGagttgttggttggtttgacTTCCGTCGCTCGGTTAGGGCAAAGATGCAgaattgtttttgctttcttcttagtcttcttgttcttcttcttcttcctcttcttcttctctactGCTTACTACCACCGTTTTTAATTTAGCTTAATATTTGAGCGGGTggggtttgttgttgcttcattCTTTGCTTCTGCTTATCCGTTTAACTGCTTACTGCTTAACAGCCACGTTGAAATTTTGTGCgcattttggtttttggtcaGAGCCGCGGGTCGCATCGCTCACACAAAATCGTTGGTGGCCGGCCGGGTCAGTGGTTCCTGTGCCTGTGAGGGAGAAAACCAGAGAGCGCATTAGCAAAGTGTGGTACCTTTTTTTGGCAAAGAAATCTAAAGCtatcgaagaaaaaaaaaaaacgaagtacTATAGAAACACTCATGCGAAGATGTGAAACAGCGATCGTAGAGCTACGGTAGACGGAAAATAGCAATGAACTTTCAACAAAGCTACGGCTACGGCATCCCCCTTCAAACACCGAGTTTTGCCTCACGAAGCAAAAGTTTAGAAACCCTTTTGGAACGTGCACTCAGCGTCTCATGCGTTTGAACGTCGAAGCAGAGGGAAGCATTTTTTGAGCAATTTATCGgttttttatctgttttgttAACACACAAAAGTATTGCACAAAAACTCCCTCAACAGATGGCAACGAAACTTTCAACAAATACAAAAGAAAACCATcgaaaataatacattttaacaaatgatataaaaaataaggaaaaatCATGCAAACTAAAACCGCGAGGAAGCATGCGTTCCCCGGGTTGCATACATCTAGGCGCATCTAGCTAGCTCTTGCTAGCATCTCCAAGAACAACGAACAGCGAACAGTGAATTCAAAAAGCACATCCGTTACGTTACCTTCCCGCGTGTGGCCGGGATGAGCGGGAACACATCGGGGTGTGTCCTTCGGTAAGTGTGCGCgatggtgttgtgtgtgagtgtgtgtatctgtgagCGCAGGCTGGTTGAGCAGTTAGAGCGTGCTGCAGAAGTTCACCAACGCCGTCATTTGTGCTGATGGTTGTGCAGTTTGGCGTGGTCGTTTCGTGTCGAAGAAAAAGCTCTAACCACacacccac contains:
- the LOC120896199 gene encoding developmentally-regulated GTP-binding protein 2, which translates into the protein MGILEKISDIEKEIAKTQKNKATEYHLGLLKAKLAKYRSQLLEPSKKGEKGDGFDVLKSGDARIALIGFPSVGKSTLLSTLTKTESEAANYEFTTLTCIPGVIEYKGANIQLLDLPGIIEGAAQGKGRGRQVIAVARTADLVLMMLDATKPNVHRDLLEYELESVGLRLNKRKPNIYFKIKKGGGVSFNATCPLTRCNEKMVQTILHSFKIFNAEVLFREDCTEDEFIDVVTGNRIYLPCIYVYNKIDQISIEEVDRLARQPFSVVVSCNMHLNLDYLLEVLWEHLQLIRVYTKKPGAPPDFDDGLILRRGVSVEHVCHAIHRTLAAQFKYALVWGTSTKYSPQRVGISHIMSDEDVIQVVKK
- the LOC120896195 gene encoding uncharacterized protein LOC120896195, which codes for MELIRKKMKPYQPSEQLVVRDSVSLSMDEDLSDDVEDEVFIRDGRTCRTYEDRGAKRPLMAPRRTRYGKATSGNGSGGVGCGGSAGGVRSSSPILKKYRRRKCWKCCEPFCYGLAAVTVLIGLIVLAALLLTAFPQPLQKIKIWFHKESAFSSAVIRDKFSSLMYTGADGSVSYANPSTLNGTLEMVPCTQITVQSVWTRVIARVNSESPLRKLDVNRDGVEDVIVGYGIDELVDEGIRGYIPQCTSRKTGITDLCGGGLLALNGLDGQTLWQRWTSFTIFSLKCDIDINADGGADCVAAGRGGLILALDGRNGRILWELKDYSDLESYAEISIDLYTINVVPDLNSDGIADILAVHVEETQRAHGGHIKLISGATGAILRSIPTPYREEMFVPMQVLTTGPATGADAFLVVTGGQNSPGGVYVLRRENLMKYPGESAFEPIVRLESSGFMVPAVLTDLNGDGVQDIVVSSFNSTVYAFDGANRTQLWSFTVADSESVSSIVPGHFDHDNVTDFMVKYNTGPGFPIYYYSQTTIVNGTNGKPFLDSTIKDSGGPNGLLGGVTISQTGGGDLFLHWQTQCRNRTADTTDEYQFIPESDVIQQSRADTCALRYNQSSVLKLYAITRHVEPPGAVIFSSDDLTIRLNETGAGTAEQSPPGYAAPMKHPKMKLRSRNDGQSSATLRKNSVEAAVAGGQPANGPGDDVHMDKKLAPSTAAQRPAEAVGVVVDRPGQAAAAAAAVAGHGGGRRKDIFREQQSQPMGQSMDALAEEEAKRQEKLALNNVYKKYIYNANDQIPGDELAEEGRGEERKPYIYLPYDQIEQEARDPYLTNQIPPAPALGGLDYDYGTPPLEVDEGRPIPVPYKRPRYRSNGRDVRSKFGVFDDIDLHDRSLEEQVFNESNPTSSQIVKKVLLNDEIVDDLKNADPGSKGSKETLWDLEMEKEAKEAMNDVNAMNYEYSNSKARRQTGTVGSVVATAVSSTVPPPTQPPLSTSTRSSVLPNENILPSIASSGVLLKSIPSAAGTATTSSPTLDYVFVMNVRESEQYPPLFLDSDLACVQEKMQAYRTYRNEDMVQLEKKFFAQCLKARLPDLAPQYPRYETQIIVTRVEIGCACSADLNPAREVCSQLHSYDQQRWTQYMGNEGNGRY